Proteins co-encoded in one Desulfitobacterium hafniense DCB-2 genomic window:
- a CDS encoding cell wall-binding repeat-containing protein: protein MKKRYSRSLLCFLLVFSLLFISIPVFADTASTSISLDKSTIVLTVGQTDTLTATVLPAGTPTQNLTWISSNPNVVKVFNGLLMALNEGTAYINVMNPFGNSNYASCYVIVKKPDSTMEINKTSSVLSVGSTETLTVTISPSQAVHWTSSNPEVVQVFNGVLMAQKLGTAVITATAADGSKSVTCTVTVNDAPATITLNKSKATLSIGKSTTLTANIAPALPSNTYLMWQSSNPGIVSVSGGVITGVSLGSAVITAIASDGSCSATCEVTVTATGINAIRLGGANRYETSVQIAKQGWPNGSAYIVLATGNNYPDALSAAPLALKYNAPILLTDKTLPQVTLNEITRLKPTQIFICGGTGAISKTIENQLNGMGILTERLEGKDRYETSVAIARKLGSTSGELVLVNGFEWSDALSISPIAAKKGIPILLTDKSTFPDSVKSFVSSNNFYTTYVLGGTDLISNQVKNQLPGSERIDGANKYERNVNILKKFEDSLDLEKICIATGAAFPDALSGSVLAANLSSAIVLVDNSSLKSVTTQYSTKSLQQANDVYVFGLQGVVSDTLVNKLFTR from the coding sequence ATGAAGAAAAGATATTCAAGATCTTTATTATGTTTTTTGTTGGTTTTTTCACTTTTATTTATAAGTATTCCCGTATTTGCGGATACTGCATCCACATCAATAAGTCTGGATAAAAGCACGATAGTACTTACCGTTGGCCAAACCGACACCTTAACTGCAACCGTCCTTCCCGCAGGTACTCCTACTCAAAACCTAACCTGGATATCTTCCAATCCGAATGTAGTCAAAGTCTTTAATGGGCTTCTTATGGCTCTCAATGAAGGAACCGCTTATATCAACGTTATGAATCCTTTCGGGAACAGTAATTACGCTTCATGTTATGTTATTGTTAAGAAACCTGATTCAACAATGGAAATCAATAAAACATCTTCTGTTCTTAGCGTCGGTTCCACAGAAACCTTAACCGTCACTATTTCGCCCAGTCAAGCAGTCCATTGGACATCCTCGAATCCCGAGGTTGTTCAAGTGTTCAACGGAGTATTGATGGCTCAAAAGCTTGGCACAGCGGTGATCACAGCAACGGCAGCTGACGGTTCGAAAAGTGTAACATGTACCGTCACAGTCAATGATGCTCCGGCCACAATCACTTTAAATAAAAGCAAGGCTACATTATCTATCGGCAAATCCACGACCTTAACTGCTAATATTGCGCCGGCGCTTCCCTCCAATACTTATTTAATGTGGCAATCCTCTAACCCTGGTATAGTGTCTGTATCCGGAGGCGTAATAACGGGAGTCTCTTTAGGAAGTGCCGTTATTACAGCCATTGCTTCTGACGGTTCATGCAGTGCCACATGTGAAGTTACTGTAACCGCCACAGGTATTAATGCTATCAGACTGGGCGGAGCCAACAGATATGAAACTTCAGTTCAAATCGCCAAACAAGGGTGGCCAAACGGCTCAGCTTATATCGTTTTGGCAACTGGGAATAATTATCCCGATGCCTTAAGCGCTGCTCCATTAGCTCTGAAATACAATGCTCCCATTTTACTTACAGATAAAACACTTCCCCAAGTCACCTTAAATGAAATCACCCGTTTAAAGCCCACTCAAATCTTTATCTGCGGCGGTACTGGTGCTATATCTAAAACTATCGAAAATCAACTCAATGGTATGGGAATCCTCACGGAAAGGCTTGAAGGTAAGGATCGCTATGAAACTTCTGTCGCTATCGCTAGAAAATTAGGCTCGACGTCAGGAGAGTTAGTGCTTGTTAACGGTTTTGAATGGTCCGATGCCTTATCCATCTCCCCCATTGCCGCGAAAAAAGGCATCCCCATCTTATTGACAGATAAAAGTACCTTCCCTGACTCTGTAAAATCATTTGTTAGCTCCAACAACTTCTATACAACCTATGTCCTGGGCGGTACAGATCTCATTAGCAATCAAGTTAAAAACCAACTTCCCGGTTCAGAACGAATCGATGGTGCTAACAAATACGAAAGAAACGTTAATATCCTTAAAAAGTTCGAAGATAGTCTGGATCTGGAAAAAATCTGCATCGCTACGGGGGCTGCTTTTCCCGATGCCCTCTCCGGCTCAGTGCTTGCAGCGAACCTGTCCTCCGCTATTGTACTGGTGGATAATAGTAGCCTAAAATCCGTAACCACTCAATATTCAACTAAGTCTCTCCAACAAGCTAATGATGTTTATGTGTTTGGACTCCAGGGCGTTGTCAGTGACACTTTGGTCAATAAACTATTTACCAGGTAG
- a CDS encoding transposase, whose product MGAVKYVKSLTFDPKTCVVLKDVKQLLRFIEEKLEQEDALDGYYAIVTSEYKESDERIIEIYRGLWKIEESFKITESDFETRPIYLSREEHIRSHFLTCFVALVIASVLAYRMKGKHSVSAIIESLEKCSCSHNQKNYYLFDYYDEILADIGQEFNIDFGRKCMSLGELKKTLGKVKKG is encoded by the coding sequence ATGGGAGCCGTTAAGTATGTAAAGAGCTTAACCTTCGATCCTAAAACATGTGTGGTTCTAAAGGATGTAAAACAATTACTGCGCTTTATTGAGGAGAAGCTAGAACAAGAGGATGCACTTGATGGCTATTATGCGATTGTAACGAGCGAATACAAGGAATCCGATGAACGTATTATAGAAATTTATCGAGGTCTATGGAAAATCGAAGAGTCATTTAAGATCACCGAGAGCGATTTTGAAACTAGGCCAATCTATTTATCCAGAGAAGAGCATATTCGATCTCACTTTCTTACATGCTTTGTAGCACTGGTCATCGCAAGCGTATTAGCGTATCGAATGAAGGGAAAGCACTCTGTTAGTGCTATTATAGAAAGCCTAGAAAAGTGTTCTTGCAGCCATAATCAGAAGAACTATTATTTATTTGATTACTATGACGAGATACTCGCTGACATAGGACAAGAGTTTAACATCGACTTCGGAAGAAAATGCATGTCTCTTGGAGAGTTGAAAAAAACTTTGGGGAAAGTTAAAAAAGGCTAA
- a CDS encoding transposase, whose product MRTKGHSKEHRSDPIVQIGLFMDTHGIPITYRLFPGNTLDKQTLIPMLGIIQREFSLGRIIVVADKGMTNGDNIAYALAAKNGYVLSYSIRGADKSCKDYVLDQTGYVVKNEEFKIKFRLYPREISVSTTGGKKKIQVDEKQVVSMARNMLPKLRRNGQGR is encoded by the coding sequence CTGCGTACAAAAGGGCATTCTAAGGAGCATCGCTCTGATCCAATTGTTCAAATAGGGTTATTTATGGATACTCACGGGATACCGATTACATATAGACTTTTTCCAGGCAATACCCTAGATAAGCAAACTCTAATTCCTATGCTTGGAATTATTCAGCGCGAATTTTCCCTGGGTAGAATCATTGTGGTTGCCGATAAGGGCATGACTAATGGAGATAATATTGCCTATGCTCTTGCAGCCAAAAATGGTTATGTACTTAGCTACTCCATCCGGGGTGCGGATAAAAGTTGTAAAGATTATGTGCTTGATCAAACTGGATATGTCGTTAAGAATGAGGAGTTTAAAATTAAGTTTAGGCTTTATCCTAGAGAAATCTCCGTCTCAACAACAGGTGGTAAGAAAAAAATTCAGGTGGACGAGAAACAAGTTGTTTCTATGGCACGAAATATGCTGCCAAAGCTAAGGCGGAACGGGCAGGGGCGATAG
- a CDS encoding cell wall-binding repeat-containing protein, translating to MFKWKKMAVFLVSLGIFTLTVAQSTDAAVLSSRVAGSDRYQTAIAASQSGWPTGSAAVVITTGENYPDALSAAPLAGKYDAPLLLTARTGLSPEAITELKRLKPKNAYIVGGLGVIPSPVDKQIAALGITVKRFAGKDRYDTALAVAREVGTKEGIFVTSGLEFADTLAVAPIAAAKGMPILLVPKDEMTANLENYLGRLRNTEIVIVGSEREVAKTIENKLPEGTRIGGADAYIRNIALLRYYEDSLDATKIYVATGESFPDALGAAALAQKGDHALILVKGNQIPPTVQNYLSAKVVSEITVFGGTGVIPAKTVEQLAALPAEIDEVKNITVNVKEKETYNLPGKVTVTTNKGNLVEVPVTWNLDNVSTQKAGTYYYRGEIEGYYTTVELTLNVEPVISRADTFTAEVVQGSKYNLPESVIVTLSDQTNKKYPVIWSSTPTVSMLNKVGTYSFQGTVGETGLTTTLTLKVSEDSAIKFNDSNLEWAVKFMMGKNASTQPIYLSDVLSLTHFDAEGYGIKDLTGMERFTNLQSLNLRNNLLVGSKLAPLQKLSNLQSLSLAFNDLEQVTSLKSLNNLTYLELQGNNILDYAPIKDMTRLTGLFLKGNPSHDYSPTRGFYDQLAEKDFDLDAVDYLK from the coding sequence TTGTTTAAATGGAAGAAGATGGCTGTATTTTTGGTCAGCTTAGGGATATTTACCTTAACAGTGGCGCAAAGCACCGATGCAGCAGTACTGAGTTCGCGAGTCGCCGGGAGTGATCGTTATCAAACAGCGATCGCCGCCAGCCAAAGTGGCTGGCCTACAGGGTCTGCTGCAGTAGTCATCACCACCGGTGAAAATTATCCTGATGCTCTGAGCGCCGCGCCTTTGGCGGGGAAATATGATGCACCGCTGTTACTGACGGCACGCACAGGATTAAGCCCGGAGGCTATAACAGAATTAAAGCGACTAAAACCCAAAAATGCCTATATTGTTGGCGGGCTCGGAGTGATTCCCTCCCCGGTGGATAAGCAGATTGCGGCCCTGGGCATCACGGTGAAGAGGTTCGCAGGGAAGGATCGTTATGACACGGCCCTGGCGGTGGCCAGGGAGGTGGGCACCAAGGAAGGTATTTTCGTCACCTCAGGACTAGAGTTTGCCGATACCTTGGCTGTGGCACCTATCGCGGCGGCTAAAGGTATGCCGATTTTGCTGGTTCCTAAGGACGAAATGACCGCAAATCTGGAAAACTATCTAGGAAGACTGAGAAATACCGAGATTGTGATAGTTGGCAGTGAAAGGGAAGTTGCCAAAACTATTGAAAATAAGCTTCCTGAAGGAACACGGATCGGAGGGGCTGATGCTTATATACGTAATATTGCTCTTCTCCGGTATTATGAGGATTCACTCGACGCGACGAAGATCTATGTGGCCACAGGGGAGTCTTTTCCGGATGCCCTTGGAGCGGCAGCTCTCGCCCAAAAAGGTGACCATGCTTTAATTTTGGTGAAAGGAAATCAGATTCCGCCTACTGTGCAAAACTATCTTAGCGCCAAGGTCGTTAGTGAAATAACTGTTTTCGGCGGAACGGGGGTTATTCCGGCGAAGACGGTGGAACAATTAGCTGCCTTACCGGCGGAGATCGATGAAGTCAAAAATATCACCGTTAATGTTAAGGAGAAAGAAACCTACAATCTGCCCGGCAAAGTAACGGTGACTACGAATAAAGGCAACCTGGTAGAGGTACCGGTAACTTGGAATCTGGATAATGTATCCACCCAAAAAGCGGGCACCTATTATTATCGTGGCGAGATTGAGGGGTATTACACCACAGTAGAGTTAACTCTGAATGTTGAGCCTGTAATCAGCAGGGCGGATACCTTTACTGCCGAAGTCGTGCAGGGAAGTAAATATAACCTACCGGAGTCAGTAATAGTTACTCTGAGCGACCAAACCAACAAGAAGTATCCGGTCATTTGGAGTTCGACGCCCACTGTGAGTATGTTAAATAAGGTAGGCACCTATAGCTTCCAAGGTACAGTCGGGGAAACTGGCCTGACAACGACGTTGACCCTGAAGGTATCTGAGGATTCAGCAATTAAGTTTAATGATTCGAATTTGGAATGGGCAGTGAAGTTCATGATGGGAAAAAATGCCTCCACCCAGCCAATCTACCTCAGTGATGTGTTAAGTCTCACCCACTTCGATGCCGAGGGCTATGGCATCAAAGATCTGACCGGCATGGAGCGCTTTACTAATCTTCAGTCGCTGAATCTGCGCAATAACCTTCTTGTAGGTTCCAAGCTCGCTCCCCTGCAGAAGCTGAGCAATCTGCAATCATTAAGCCTTGCCTTTAACGACTTGGAGCAGGTTACTTCTCTCAAAAGCCTGAATAATTTAACCTATTTAGAGCTGCAGGGTAACAATATTTTAGATTACGCACCCATTAAAGACATGACAAGGCTAACCGGTTTATTCCTTAAAGGAAACCCTTCCCACGATTATAGCCCTACCCGGGGGTTTTACGATCAGTTAGCGGAGAAAGATTTTGACTTAGATGCGGTCGATTATCTCAAGTAA
- a CDS encoding O-antigen ligase family protein: MRTKKYDNYAKWYYLLPIMFVVTVLPLIVYLKVVPLTGASYDTWTGVTENYDFFSYYKGMWLIIAAALGLFMVVVRAFQNDPNLLKKELKQFYLVIGVYLLFIVGSTIISDYRAVALSGYPDRYEGVYVLIAYLVIFLITIALIQKESHVQYLLGALMIGAFAVGIIGLFQYLGYDPFKMDFVKSLFLPEQYKHIANDLEFQFDKYVIYATLFHYNYVGSYAAMLFPLCFTLFILTKSKSFKIAMGLMTLLMGIVWLGSNARSGIIGVAFAFIVLLIAINKIIKKYWKYFAAGLIIVLALFIGLNQISNGYIGTRVSSLFTDAKILIGMEENTAPGSESIPLKELKTSGNQGTIVTPSETLNFVFADDALAFTDGNGIPLETSYDSSNGKITIHNPAYKDYRLSYGRIDNNRILNLVKGNILLVFDLKPDRISLIDNKGNEVSLEPVEAWGFEGNERIGSSRGYIWSRSLPLLKNSLIFGYGPDTFAIAFPQHDIIGKMYAYHGDMWQVVDKPHNLYLQIAINTGVISLLAFLFLVGNYLFRCFRLYVSNPFDSFLSQAGVAVFVAIVGYLGAAFFNDSVVSVAPVFWVLLGLGVSVNHIISKRTGSV, encoded by the coding sequence GTGAGAACAAAGAAGTATGATAACTATGCCAAATGGTACTATTTATTGCCTATTATGTTTGTAGTGACAGTCTTACCTCTAATCGTATATTTGAAAGTAGTACCATTGACAGGTGCCAGCTACGATACTTGGACTGGTGTAACGGAAAACTATGATTTTTTCTCTTATTATAAAGGAATGTGGCTAATTATTGCTGCCGCCCTTGGCTTGTTTATGGTTGTGGTAAGGGCTTTTCAGAATGACCCTAATCTCCTTAAAAAAGAGTTAAAACAATTCTACCTAGTTATTGGGGTCTATCTACTCTTTATAGTTGGCTCCACGATCATTTCTGATTATCGTGCAGTGGCTTTGTCCGGTTATCCGGATCGCTATGAAGGTGTTTATGTCTTAATAGCGTACTTAGTTATCTTTTTAATCACGATAGCCCTAATCCAAAAGGAAAGCCATGTGCAATATTTGCTGGGAGCCTTAATGATAGGCGCCTTTGCCGTTGGAATTATTGGGCTTTTTCAATACCTAGGATATGACCCTTTTAAGATGGATTTTGTCAAAAGCTTATTTTTACCTGAACAATACAAGCATATTGCTAATGATTTGGAATTTCAATTCGATAAATACGTTATTTACGCTACACTTTTTCACTACAACTATGTTGGAAGTTACGCGGCAATGCTCTTTCCTCTTTGCTTTACCCTATTTATCTTGACCAAGAGCAAATCCTTTAAGATCGCCATGGGACTGATGACTTTATTGATGGGTATTGTCTGGCTTGGCAGTAATGCCCGTTCGGGAATCATAGGGGTCGCCTTTGCGTTTATAGTGCTACTCATTGCCATTAACAAGATTATCAAGAAGTATTGGAAATATTTTGCGGCCGGCCTTATAATTGTCCTTGCCCTATTTATCGGCCTTAATCAAATTTCTAATGGATATATTGGTACAAGGGTATCGTCCCTTTTCACAGATGCAAAAATACTGATTGGCATGGAAGAGAACACTGCACCCGGTAGTGAAAGCATACCCCTTAAAGAACTTAAAACCAGCGGGAATCAGGGCACAATTGTAACCCCATCCGAAACCCTTAACTTTGTCTTTGCAGATGACGCCTTGGCTTTCACAGATGGCAATGGTATTCCACTAGAGACGAGTTACGACTCGAGCAACGGAAAGATAACTATTCACAACCCAGCTTATAAAGACTACAGACTGAGCTATGGCCGAATCGATAACAATCGTATACTGAATCTGGTAAAAGGAAATATCCTTCTAGTATTCGATCTAAAGCCAGATCGAATTTCCCTAATCGATAATAAAGGAAATGAAGTCAGTCTCGAACCAGTGGAGGCTTGGGGCTTTGAAGGTAATGAGCGGATTGGTTCCTCAAGAGGATACATTTGGTCGAGATCATTACCCTTGTTGAAAAACTCCCTGATTTTTGGTTATGGCCCAGATACCTTTGCCATAGCTTTTCCACAACATGACATCATTGGCAAAATGTATGCTTACCATGGCGACATGTGGCAAGTAGTAGACAAACCTCATAATCTTTACCTGCAAATAGCCATTAATACGGGAGTAATATCCTTGCTCGCTTTTCTTTTCTTAGTAGGCAACTATTTATTCAGGTGCTTTCGTTTATATGTCTCTAATCCCTTCGATAGTTTTCTTTCCCAGGCCGGAGTAGCCGTTTTTGTTGCAATCGTCGGCTATCTGGGGGCTGCTTTCTTTAACGATAGCGTCGTATCCGTCGCTCCCGTATTTTGGGTCCTCTTAGGGCTAGGTGTTAGTGTCAATCACATCATCAGCAAAAGGACAGGTAGTGTATAG
- a CDS encoding TolC family protein, whose amino-acid sequence MKKALSFMLLVTLLLTSTSTTHVALAAEDSLDIEKAAIQTIQNSQLLKTNGLGIAKLESTYANTKGALKQSLGYIPYTPEPFQIVRSYLLTPKILESNLTQYYNGHAMLTNSVRLSAYRQYADLLKADYAVNIQSELVNSLYEDYKKARIEKEKGMVTEAQLRLAEIAYEQTRYRYLSAQNSKDSAYLTLNHSMGEALDRKYATLQDYNVKPAAQIRTPEEYMSQALANRAEVGNAQSTLELLEEQYRYGQFDIPPDFEFYELEEGQKIAEAKNNLELARINVQQNIVELYGYLESAMKAMEAMQYLAQQGEQNYQAAQIRYANDEITFIDLNNVKIAKTQADINFKNAEIDAWLTQTTMSLACDAGLYSER is encoded by the coding sequence TTGAAAAAAGCACTATCGTTTATGTTGCTGGTTACGCTGCTACTGACCAGTACAAGCACTACCCATGTAGCACTTGCCGCGGAAGATAGCTTAGATATCGAAAAAGCAGCCATTCAGACCATTCAAAACTCCCAGCTCCTGAAGACGAATGGCCTGGGTATTGCCAAATTGGAAAGTACTTATGCCAATACTAAAGGAGCGCTGAAGCAATCCTTAGGGTATATCCCCTATACACCGGAACCCTTTCAGATCGTCAGATCCTATCTATTAACACCCAAAATACTGGAATCCAATCTAACTCAGTATTATAATGGGCATGCCATGTTAACCAATTCTGTACGCCTCTCAGCCTATCGTCAGTATGCTGATCTCCTTAAAGCGGACTATGCGGTCAATATCCAGAGCGAACTGGTGAATTCTCTGTATGAAGACTATAAGAAGGCGCGGATCGAGAAAGAAAAGGGCATGGTTACGGAAGCTCAGTTAAGGCTGGCGGAAATCGCCTATGAGCAAACCCGTTACCGATACCTCAGTGCCCAAAACAGTAAAGATTCTGCCTATCTGACACTTAACCACAGCATGGGAGAAGCCCTAGATAGAAAATACGCTACATTACAGGACTATAATGTCAAACCTGCAGCCCAAATTCGCACCCCTGAGGAATATATGAGCCAGGCTTTAGCCAATCGGGCGGAGGTCGGCAATGCTCAAAGTACCCTTGAATTGTTAGAAGAACAATATCGCTATGGACAATTTGATATACCCCCGGATTTTGAATTTTACGAACTGGAAGAGGGACAGAAGATAGCTGAAGCCAAGAACAATCTGGAGCTGGCCCGTATCAACGTCCAACAGAATATTGTTGAGCTTTATGGCTATTTGGAAAGCGCCATGAAAGCCATGGAAGCCATGCAGTACTTAGCTCAGCAAGGAGAACAGAATTATCAAGCTGCCCAAATTCGCTATGCTAATGATGAGATTACTTTTATCGACTTAAACAATGTAAAAATAGCGAAAACCCAAGCGGATATCAATTTTAAAAATGCCGAAATCGACGCCTGGTTGACGCAAACCACCATGAGCCTGGCTTGTGACGCCGGCCTCTATTCCGAAAGGTAA
- a CDS encoding TolC family protein, with product MKKIQLKIVALVLAASLIFTTNSILADSSSATGEQSSGTVEPAVVSETVGGTEKASVSDDNKAALRLSLEDALKAIETGNTTLQLTDSKISIYDYQHQQALARHNALPTINDEDSARERKLNHLRTLWILENAKHDREEQLKGLKIQITNQYQDVLALQEQEKNLKTQLGNVDTYIAQLNLQIDLGLAIQSQIYSLNAQKSSLEAALKATQNNISSSMIGLKRDLGIDLQREVILTSELIAYTKFDDAKFEEQLAQAIANDYDVQRYEEDIKLTDIEYDIALYYDNPGADQLQVSVEDKKATLEGLSVNKEVALRIAYNNLKSLENSLAAAELAVEADQINIEILQKKIDVGTSSSIEMIELQNQLLNDQYTLLQNINNYMSAAASLRNSLETTN from the coding sequence ATGAAAAAGATACAGCTTAAGATAGTGGCTTTGGTGCTCGCGGCTTCGCTAATTTTCACGACCAATAGTATCCTGGCGGACTCAAGTTCCGCGACCGGGGAACAGAGCTCCGGTACAGTTGAGCCGGCTGTGGTTAGCGAGACTGTGGGGGGAACAGAGAAGGCTTCAGTGAGTGACGATAATAAGGCTGCTCTGCGTCTCTCGCTGGAAGATGCCCTCAAAGCCATCGAGACAGGTAATACTACTTTACAGCTGACAGATAGTAAGATATCGATCTATGATTATCAACACCAACAAGCCTTAGCTAGGCATAATGCTCTGCCCACCATCAATGATGAAGATTCGGCGAGAGAGAGGAAGCTGAATCACTTGCGAACCCTCTGGATCCTGGAAAATGCGAAGCATGATCGGGAGGAACAATTAAAAGGTCTGAAGATCCAGATAACCAATCAATATCAAGATGTGTTAGCTTTGCAGGAGCAGGAGAAGAACCTTAAGACTCAGCTGGGCAATGTAGATACTTACATCGCGCAGCTTAATCTGCAGATCGATCTGGGTCTGGCTATTCAGTCTCAGATCTACAGCTTAAACGCCCAAAAAAGCTCCTTGGAGGCTGCTCTGAAGGCGACTCAGAACAACATAAGCAGCTCAATGATTGGTTTAAAAAGGGACCTAGGTATTGATCTCCAGCGTGAGGTTATTCTGACTTCGGAATTAATAGCTTATACAAAATTTGATGATGCTAAGTTCGAGGAACAGCTGGCCCAAGCTATCGCCAACGACTACGATGTCCAAAGGTACGAAGAGGATATCAAACTGACGGATATCGAATACGATATTGCTCTCTATTATGACAATCCAGGGGCAGACCAGTTGCAGGTCAGCGTTGAAGATAAGAAAGCGACCCTTGAAGGCTTGTCGGTGAATAAGGAAGTGGCCCTGCGGATAGCTTACAATAATTTAAAGTCTTTGGAAAACTCCCTGGCAGCTGCGGAACTGGCTGTGGAAGCCGATCAGATTAATATTGAAATTTTGCAAAAGAAGATTGATGTTGGAACCTCAAGCAGCATTGAAATGATCGAACTGCAAAATCAGCTCCTCAATGATCAGTACACCTTGCTGCAGAACATCAACAACTATATGTCGGCAGCTGCCAGCTTACGGAACAGCCTCGAAACCACAAATTGA